One Spinacia oleracea cultivar Varoflay chromosome 4, BTI_SOV_V1, whole genome shotgun sequence DNA segment encodes these proteins:
- the LOC130471593 gene encoding uncharacterized protein, whose protein sequence is MGKAVQWPPKSSKHESKKDPSKWCDFHAYIGHTTNDCVALRTEVAFLLKNGYLNDFMSDKVPKRHARENEVDRPARAVAAKHLTPISFDESDAGDISDKHHDGLVISIPVGNCMVKRVLVDNGSSTNVMMLDAVKEMGLNSDTDVVQKSTVLIGFSGEANTTFGEVTLPIYAKGINQQPVKQKRRKFAPERNQIINDEVQQLLDTGNIREVKYPDWLANVIVVRKKNEK, encoded by the exons atggggaaagcagtgcaatgGCCACCAAAGTCGAGCAAACACGAGTCAAAGAAGGATCCCTCaaaatggtgtgatttccatgcATACATCGGTCACACCACCAACGACTGCGTTGCGTTGAGAACAGAAGTAGCCTTTCTGTTGAAAAATGGATACCTCAATGACTTCATGTCAGACAAAGTCC cgaagaggCACGCCCGAGAAAATGAGGTAGACAGACCGGCCAGAGCCGTAGCCGCAAAACATCTAACacctatatcttttgatgaatctgatgcaggggacatctcaGACAAACATCACGACGGCTTGGTGATATCCATTCCTGTTGGAAACTGCATGGTCAAACGAGTTCTAGTCGACAACGGCAGCTCAACTAATGTGATGATGCTCGATGCCGTCAAGGAGATGGGGCTCAACTCAGATACAGATGTCGTCCAAAAGTCAACCGTGCTAATAGGGTTCAGCGGCGAGGCAAATACCACCTTCGGAGAAGTCACCCTACCTATTTACGCTAAAggaatcaaccaacag CCCGTCAAGCAGAAACGGCGGAAGTTcgctccagaacgcaaccaaattatcaacgaCGAGGTTCAGCAACTATTAGATACGGGAAATATCAGGGAAGTCAAATATCCagattggttggccaatgtcATCGTAGTTAGAAAGAAGAACGAGAAATGA